A region from the Vicia villosa cultivar HV-30 ecotype Madison, WI linkage group LG3, Vvil1.0, whole genome shotgun sequence genome encodes:
- the LOC131662599 gene encoding probable LRR receptor-like serine/threonine-protein kinase At1g74360 translates to MSEQDSDSWSFLFLCLLILFSGKLVLGDYSLETDKEVLLKLKSYLQNQTVSNKGGYIRWNMNTSNPCDWSGISCSMITGETRVVSVDISASEVAGKMFDHFSELSELAHLDVSWNTLRGEIPEDLMKCSNLVFLNLSHNILEGEMNLTGLRKLRTLDLSTNRLHGDIALSFRDNCDGLVSLNVSDNHFFGRIDKSFDECSRLKYLDLSTNNISGALWNGISRLTEFSISENFLTGNVSSQAFPMNCSLEKLDLSVNRFFGKPPKEVANCKNLEILNLSSNKFSGEIPREIGSISGLKSLFLQNNTFSRDIPDTLLNLSNLFILDVSRNNFGGEVQEIFGKFKQLKFLLLHANSYVKGLNESGIFTLTNLTRLNLCFNNFSGPLPSEISQMSGLIFLTLSNNNFNGTIPSELAKLSKLQALELAFNNFSGPIPASLGKLNSLLWLMLANNSLTGQIPHELGNCSSLLWLNLANNKLTGKFPSELTGIGRNAMETFELNQKNLVSVVAGNSECLSMRSWIPANYPPFSFVYSILTRKNCRALWDRLLKGYGIFPMCSSEPSSRSSHKFGYVQLSGNMISGEIPSEIGNMVNFSMLHLGDNRFNGEFPKEIGGLPLIVLNMTRNKFSGEIPTEIGDMKCMQNLDLSWNNFSGAFPTSLVNLDELSRFNISYNPLLSGTVPLTGHLLTFDKNSYLGDTLLDLPKFFDNTPDGKNKTLHIQMKKATKWYFFVAITLAILVSGLLSLTVYFLVKSPSEEQRKFLQDKNRKHNDSSSYGSSQWLSDTVKIFHLNNVVFTHADILEATSNFKEERIIGKGGFGTVYKGVFPDGRVVAVKKLQREGTEGEKEFKAEMKVLSGQEFGWPHPNLVTLYGWCLYGSEKLLVYEYIGGGSLEELVTDTKNLTYKRRLEAAIDVAKALVYLHHECYPPIVHRDVKASNVLLDKEGKAKVTDFGLARVVDVGDSHVSTVVAGTVGYVAPEYGLTWQATTKGDVYSFGVLVMELATGRRAVDGGEECLVECVRRVIGSGRNGLSHFGLVGGAKEMFELLFVGVKCTNDSPQNRPNMKEVLAMLIKIFNSHRNSNY, encoded by the exons ATGTCAGAACAAGATTCTGATTCATGGAGTTTCTTGTTTCTCTGTCTCTTGATCCTTTTCTCAG GTAAACTAGTTCTTGGTGATTATTCATTGGAAACAGACAAAGAAGTACTATTGAAGCTAAAATCCTATTTGCAGAATCAAACAGTTTCAAATAAAGGAGGTTACATAAGATGGAACATGAACACTTCAAATCCTTGTGATTGGTCAGGAATCTCATGCAGCATGATCACAGGAGAAACAAGGGTTGTGAGTGTTGATATTTCAGCGAGCGAGGTTGCAGGTAAGATGTTTGATCATTTTTCTGAGCTAAGCGAACTAGCGCATCTTGATGTCTCGTGGAACACTCTCCGCGGAGAGATTCCTGAGGATTTAATGAAGTGTAGTAATCTTGTGTTTCTCAATTTGTCTCATAATATTCTCGAGGGGGAGATGAATTTGACGGGGTTGAGGAAGTTGAGAACGTTGGATTTGTCGACGAATAGACTTCATGGGGATATTGCGTTGAGTTTTCGTGATAATTGCGATGGTTTGGTTAGTTTGAATGTTTCGGATAATCATTTTTTTGGTAGGATTGATAAGTCTTTTGATGAATGTTCAAGGTTGAAGTATTTGGATTTGAGTACAAATAATATAAGTGGTGCTTTATGGAATGGGATTTCGAGGTTGACAGAGTTTTCTATTTCGGAGAATTTTCTAACTGGGAATGTTTCTTCTCAAGCTTTTCCGATGAATTGTAGTCTTGAAAAATTGGATCTTTCTGTCAACAGATTTTTCGGTAAACCGCCTAAGGAAGTTGCTAACTGTAAGAATTTAGAGATTCTTAATCTTTCTAGTAACAAATTTAGCGGTGAAATACCTCGGGAAATTGGTTCGATTTCTGGTCTTAAATCACTGTTCTTGCAGAATAACACCTTTTCAAGAGATATTCCGGATACACTTTTGAATTTGAGCAATTTGTTCATTTTGGATGTGAGCAGGAACAACTTTGGTGGTGAGGTACAAGAGATTTTCGGTAAATTCAAGCAATTGAAGTTTCTTTTGTTGCACGCAAATTCTTATGTTAAAGGGTTGAATGAATCAGGAATTTTCACATTGACTAATCTTACGAGATTAAACTTATGTTTCAACAACTTCTCAGGTCCGTTACCATCCGAAATCTCTCAAATGTCTGGTCTCATATTCTTAACATTAAGCAACAACAACTTTAATGGAACTATTCCGTCTGAATTAGCGAAGTTGAGTAAATTGCAAGCACTTGAACTTGCTTTCAATAATTTCAGTGGACCAATTCCAGCAAGCTTAGGAAAGTTGAATTCTCTCTTGTGGTTAATGCTTGCAAACAATTCGTTAACCGGTCAAATCCCGCACGAGTTAGGTAACTGTTCAAGTTTGTTATGGTTGAACCTTGCAAACAACAAACTCACCGGAAAGTTTCCTTCTGAGTTGACCGGAATTGGAAGAAATGCTATGGAGACGTttgaattaaaccaaaaaaatttGGTCAGTGTTGTTGCTGGAAATAGCGAATGTTTATCGATGAGAAGTTGGATACCTGCTAATTACCCTCCATTCAGTTTCGTGTATAGTATCTTAACACGGAAAAATTGTAGAGCCCTTTGGGATCGATTACTCAAAGGATACGGAATTTTTCCTATGTGTTCATCAGAACCTTCTTCTAGATCATCTCATAAATTTGGTTATGTTCAGTTAAGTGGTAACATGATTAGTGGAGAAATTCCTTCAGAAATCGGGAACATGGTGAATTTCAGTATGTTGCATTTAGGTGACAATAGATTCAATGGCGAATTCCCAAAAGAGATTGGTGGTTTACCACTTATTGTCTTGAACATGACCAGGAACAAATTTTCAGGTGAAATTCCAACTGAAATCGGTGACATGAAGTGCATGCAGAATCTTGATTTGTCTTGGAACAATTTCTCAGGTGCATTTCCGACAAGTTTGGTCAACTTGGATGAGCTTAGCAGGTTCAACATCTCATATAATCCTTTGTTATCTGGTACGGTACCTCTAACCGGACATTTGCTTACTTTTGATAAAAATTCCTATTTAGGCGATACCCTCTTAGACCTTCCGAAATTCTTTGATAACACCCCAGATGGAAAAAACAAAACATTACACATACAGATGAAAAAAGCAACAAAATGGTATTTTTTTGTTGCTATAACACTAGCTATTTTGGTTTCTGGACTTCTTTCTCTAACTGTCTACTTCTTGGTGAAAAGTCCGTCCGAGGAACAAAGAAAGTTTCTGCAGGATAAAAACCGAAAGCATAATGATTCAAGTAGCTATGGGTCGTCACAATGGTTATCTGATACTGTCAAGATATTCCATTTGAACAATGTAGTTTTCACACATGCCGACATTTTGGAAGCAACTAGCAACTTCAAAGAAGAGAGAATCATAGGAAAAGGCGGTTTCGGAACGGTTTACAAAGGAGTTTTTCCTGACGGAAGAGTAGTGGCAGTGAAGAAGCTACAAAGGGAAGGAACCGAAGGCGAGAAAGAATTCAAAGCTGAAATGAAAGTCCTTAGTGGTCAAGAATTTGGGTGGCCTCATCCAAATCTTGTCACACTTTACGGTTGGTGCTTATACGGTTCAGAAAAGTTACTAGTTTACGAGTACATAGGAGGTGGAAGTTTGGAAGAGCTAGTAACAGATACGAAAAACTTGACTTATAAAAGGCGGTTAGAAGCCGCGATTGATGTGGCTAAAGCGTTAGTTTATCTACACCATGAATGTTACCCTCCGATCGTGCACAGAGACGTGAAGGCTAGTAATGTGTTGCTTGACAAAGAAGGCAAAGCAAAAGTAACAGATTTCGGGCTTGCTAGAGTAGTCGATGTTGGTGATAGCCACGTGAGTACAGTTGTTGCTGGAACTGTCGGATATGTTGCACCTGAATATGGACTAACATGGCAAGCTACAACAAAAGGCGACGTGTATAGTTTTGGCGTGTTGGTCATGGAGTTAGCGACCGGGAGAAGAGCAGTGGATGGAGGTGAAGAATGTTTGGTTGAATGTGTTAGGCGTGTGATTGGTTCTGGTAGAAATGGATTGAGTCATTTTGGGCTAGTTGGTGGTGCAAAAGAGATGTTTGAGTTGCTTTTTGTTGGAGTAAAGTGCACAAATGACTCACCACAAAATAGGCCTAACATGAAAGAGGTTCTAGCTATGTTGATTAAGATATTCAATTCTCATAGAAATTCAAACTATTGA